From a single Pelobacter seleniigenes DSM 18267 genomic region:
- a CDS encoding putative metalloprotease CJM1_0395 family protein: MLTISSQLYLSNSSQPLSRSDDGDLKGTDHTQNSAVSQANDPALAHIEPGQQTTRPDGSRKDSLELSAEAEEIRQLQFRDHEVRAHEAAHAATGGAYAGSPQYQYQQGPDGKAYATDGEVSIDMSPVSSDPEATLDKAEQIRAAALAPAQPSGQDLKVAQKAQAMASKAKIELAQQQSEELSAAANQDTASTPLAADSHSLGNDSSPTVPNSFTGIARLSIYS; encoded by the coding sequence ATGTTGACTATTTCATCTCAGTTGTATTTGTCGAACTCCTCCCAGCCCCTTTCGCGGAGTGATGATGGTGATCTGAAGGGGACTGATCACACGCAGAACTCTGCGGTCAGCCAGGCTAACGATCCTGCGCTCGCTCATATCGAACCCGGTCAGCAGACCACCCGACCTGATGGCAGCCGTAAAGATTCCCTTGAGCTCAGTGCCGAAGCTGAAGAAATCCGCCAGTTGCAGTTTCGTGACCATGAAGTCCGCGCCCATGAAGCGGCTCATGCGGCTACCGGTGGTGCTTATGCCGGATCCCCGCAATACCAATACCAGCAGGGGCCGGACGGTAAAGCCTATGCTACCGACGGAGAGGTTAGTATCGACATGTCTCCGGTCAGCAGCGATCCTGAGGCGACTTTGGATAAGGCTGAACAGATCCGCGCGGCAGCTCTGGCTCCGGCCCAACCGAGCGGGCAGGACCTCAAAGTGGCCCAGAAGGCCCAGGCCATGGCCAGTAAGGCAAAAATCGAACTGGCCCAACAGCAGTCCGAGGAGTTGTCCGCTGCTGCCAACCAGGACACGGCTTCCACCCCTTTGGCTGCAGACTCCCATTCGCTCGGCAATGACTCGTCACCAACAGTGCCCAACAGTTTCACCGGGATCGCCCGACTCAGTATCTACTCCTGA
- a CDS encoding pyruvate carboxylase produces the protein MAKRNFKKIMAANRGEIAIRIFRACTELGIATVAIYSEQDRLSLHRYKADEAYQVGAGKGPIEAYLGIDEIIDLARKKNVDAIHPGYGFLSENADFAEACERAGIAFIGPTPEAQRQLGNKLSGREVAIAAGVPIVPGTDSPVSTEEEALIFAKATGYPIIVKASAGGGGRGMRVVYNQKELLEGLKSAASEAKAAFGDATVFLEKYIENPKHVEVQVLGDQYGNLVHFYERDCSIQRRHQKVIEMAPSLYLSKKKREELCAYALKMAAAVNYSNAGTIEFLMDHEQNFYFIEVNPRIQVEHTVTELVTMRNLVQMQIRVAEGYKLTDPEIGIKSQKEIELRGYAIQSRVTTEDPANNFAPDFGIIKAYRTAAGFGVRLDAAAGYAGAQITPYYDSLLVKISTWGLTFADAARTMHRSLQEFRIRGVKTNIGFLEKVMTHPVFLAGNCDTSFLEKHPEVFDLRAKKDRANKILSYIGHISVNGYPGIAPAKALRYAELREPEIPEIAYGRQHPRGTRDILREKGPAGLAAWARAQKHLLITDTTMRDAHQSLVATRFRTFDLDRIAEATAHLGGGLFSLEMWGGATFDVAMRFLREDPWERLDRLRSKVPNILFQMLLRGSNAVGYTNYPDNVVQEFVTQAARSGIDIFRVFDSLNWTKGMQVAMEAVRKNEAICEAAICYTGDILDPKRDKYPLAYYVGMAKELEKMGAHILAIKDMAGLVKPFAAEKLVKALKNEIGLPIHLHTHDTSSNGGAMYLQAAQAGCDIVDVALSSVSGLTAQPNMNALLAALQGTIWDPKMDLDGLQKLANYWETCRSYYAPFESELRSGTAQVYFHEIPGGQYSNYKPQVEGLGLGHRWEECKLMYRKVNDMFGDLVKVTPSSKIVGDMAMFMVQNNLEPDDVYQRGHELTFPQGVIDFFKGMIGQPYGGFPEELQKIILKAERPLTCRPGELLEPVDFELKQVELEKKLGHQVSRRDTLSAVLYPGVFEEFDRFRQDHSDTSFLPTPVFFYGLDIADEVTIDIEAGKTLIVKLNAIGRVREDGTRHIYFELNGEPRSATVTDLAVVVDETSHVKADPANGHEIGAPMPGRIFKLMVQVGDQVSAGDVVVVTEAMKMETNVKATKSGTVRELMFSEGAQIEQGDLLAILD, from the coding sequence ATGGCTAAGCGGAATTTTAAAAAAATCATGGCTGCCAATCGCGGCGAGATCGCCATCCGGATCTTTCGCGCCTGTACCGAACTCGGCATTGCGACTGTTGCCATTTATTCGGAGCAGGATCGGCTTTCCCTGCATCGTTATAAGGCTGATGAGGCTTATCAGGTCGGAGCCGGCAAGGGACCCATCGAAGCCTACCTGGGCATCGACGAGATTATTGACCTGGCGCGGAAGAAAAATGTCGATGCCATTCATCCGGGGTATGGCTTTTTATCGGAAAACGCCGATTTTGCAGAGGCCTGCGAACGGGCGGGAATCGCCTTTATCGGGCCGACTCCCGAGGCCCAACGCCAGCTGGGCAATAAACTCTCCGGCCGGGAGGTCGCCATCGCCGCCGGAGTGCCAATTGTTCCCGGTACCGACAGCCCGGTAAGTACCGAGGAGGAAGCGCTGATCTTTGCCAAGGCCACTGGCTATCCCATCATTGTCAAGGCCAGCGCCGGTGGCGGCGGTCGGGGAATGCGGGTGGTCTATAATCAGAAGGAACTGCTGGAAGGTTTGAAGAGCGCAGCGTCGGAAGCCAAAGCTGCGTTCGGCGATGCAACGGTCTTTCTGGAAAAATATATCGAAAATCCGAAGCATGTCGAGGTTCAGGTTCTCGGCGATCAATACGGCAACCTGGTGCATTTCTATGAACGGGACTGCTCCATCCAGCGGCGCCATCAAAAGGTGATCGAAATGGCGCCTTCTCTCTATCTGAGTAAGAAGAAGCGAGAAGAGCTCTGCGCTTATGCCTTGAAAATGGCGGCTGCGGTCAATTACAGCAATGCCGGCACTATCGAATTTCTTATGGACCATGAGCAGAATTTCTATTTTATTGAAGTCAATCCACGGATCCAGGTTGAGCATACCGTGACTGAACTGGTTACCATGCGCAATCTGGTGCAGATGCAGATCAGGGTTGCTGAAGGATATAAATTGACCGATCCGGAGATCGGCATCAAGAGCCAGAAAGAGATTGAGCTGCGCGGCTATGCGATTCAGTCGCGGGTCACCACCGAAGACCCGGCCAATAATTTTGCGCCGGATTTCGGCATCATTAAAGCCTACCGCACCGCTGCCGGCTTCGGCGTGCGGCTGGATGCCGCGGCCGGGTATGCCGGAGCCCAGATTACCCCCTATTACGATTCGTTGCTGGTGAAGATTTCCACCTGGGGATTGACCTTCGCTGATGCTGCGCGAACCATGCATCGTTCGCTGCAGGAATTCCGGATCCGCGGGGTGAAGACCAATATCGGCTTCCTGGAAAAAGTCATGACGCACCCGGTTTTCCTGGCCGGAAACTGTGATACTTCGTTTCTGGAAAAGCACCCGGAGGTGTTTGACCTGCGTGCCAAAAAAGACCGGGCCAACAAAATTCTCAGTTACATCGGCCATATTTCCGTGAACGGCTATCCCGGCATTGCCCCGGCCAAGGCGCTGCGCTATGCCGAACTGCGCGAACCGGAGATTCCGGAAATTGCCTATGGCCGGCAACATCCGCGGGGGACCAGGGATATCCTGCGTGAAAAAGGGCCGGCCGGACTGGCCGCCTGGGCGCGCGCACAGAAGCATCTGCTGATCACCGATACCACCATGCGTGACGCCCATCAGTCGCTGGTGGCGACCCGCTTCCGGACCTTTGACCTGGACCGGATCGCCGAAGCCACCGCCCACCTGGGCGGCGGACTGTTCTCCTTGGAGATGTGGGGAGGCGCGACCTTTGATGTGGCGATGCGTTTTTTGCGGGAAGATCCCTGGGAGCGTCTTGATCGGTTGCGGTCCAAGGTGCCGAACATTCTTTTTCAGATGCTGCTGCGCGGTTCCAATGCGGTCGGTTACACCAATTATCCCGATAATGTCGTCCAGGAGTTTGTCACTCAGGCGGCGCGGAGTGGAATCGATATCTTTCGGGTGTTCGATTCCCTGAACTGGACCAAGGGGATGCAGGTGGCCATGGAAGCGGTTCGTAAAAACGAGGCGATCTGTGAAGCGGCCATCTGCTACACCGGCGATATCCTCGATCCGAAGCGGGACAAATACCCCCTCGCATACTATGTCGGCATGGCCAAGGAGTTGGAGAAGATGGGCGCACATATCCTGGCGATCAAGGATATGGCCGGGCTGGTCAAGCCGTTTGCCGCGGAAAAGCTGGTCAAGGCGCTGAAAAACGAAATCGGTCTGCCGATCCATTTGCACACCCATGATACCTCGAGTAATGGCGGCGCCATGTACTTGCAGGCCGCCCAGGCCGGTTGCGATATCGTGGACGTGGCCCTGTCATCGGTTTCGGGACTGACTGCCCAGCCGAACATGAACGCCCTGCTTGCCGCTCTGCAGGGGACGATCTGGGATCCCAAGATGGATTTGGACGGGCTGCAGAAATTGGCCAATTATTGGGAAACCTGCCGCAGTTATTATGCGCCATTCGAGTCTGAACTGCGTAGCGGGACCGCTCAGGTCTATTTTCATGAGATCCCGGGCGGGCAGTATTCCAACTATAAACCCCAGGTGGAAGGCCTGGGCCTGGGACATCGTTGGGAAGAGTGCAAGCTGATGTATCGCAAGGTCAACGATATGTTCGGGGATCTGGTCAAGGTGACTCCGTCGTCAAAGATTGTCGGCGACATGGCCATGTTTATGGTGCAGAACAACCTGGAACCGGACGATGTTTATCAGCGTGGTCACGAATTGACCTTTCCCCAAGGGGTGATCGACTTTTTCAAGGGAATGATCGGCCAGCCATATGGTGGCTTCCCGGAAGAACTCCAGAAAATCATCCTCAAAGCGGAGCGACCACTGACCTGCCGTCCCGGTGAATTGCTGGAACCTGTTGATTTTGAATTGAAGCAGGTTGAACTGGAGAAAAAGCTCGGTCATCAGGTCTCCCGCAGGGATACTCTGTCCGCGGTGCTGTATCCTGGGGTTTTTGAGGAGTTCGATCGGTTCCGTCAGGATCACAGCGATACCTCGTTTTTGCCGACCCCGGTCTTTTTCTACGGCCTTGATATCGCTGACGAGGTGACCATCGATATTGAAGCGGGCAAAACCCTGATCGTTAAGCTGAATGCTATCGGGCGCGTTCGCGAGGACGGGACCAGACATATCTATTTCGAACTTAACGGAGAACCGCGCAGTGCCACCGTGACGGATCTGGCCGTGGTGGTGGATGAAACCAGCCATGTTAAGGCAGATCCGGCCAATGGACATGAGATAGGGGCGCCCATGCCGGGGAGGATTTTCAAGCTCATGGTTCAGGTCGGCGACCAGGTTTCTGCCGGCGATGTCGTGGTCGTGACCGAAGCGATGAAGATGGAAACCAATGTCAAGGCGACGAAATCAGGTACGGTCAGGGAATTGATGTTCAGCGAAGGAGCCCAGATTGAGCAAGGAGACCTGCTGGCGATTCTGGATTAA
- the ptsP gene encoding phosphoenolpyruvate--protein phosphotransferase, whose amino-acid sequence MNSQNSTPNKDLTLGLSTLQDISALILQSHDLNETIANIVDLVAQRAQSDVCSLYLLEEDKETLTLRATRGLDQGAIGKVSLKIGEGLTGKTAEEQRVLAIQEPQNHPHYRYFSETGEEQFHTFVGIPLFDRNYSIGVLVIQTRKAHIFSEEELATLTTIAFQVASIVVNARLLDAIHKFKRPLPTEPLQQSPAAEDLLQSDVLQGQAAYPGVVSGPANVVDQQFGFADIFDECNIDPQAEQKRLDEALRQTRIQTLYLEKRVADQLTQEDAAIFHTHLMILEDRGFIEKLYKLIEERHSAPYALKKVISSYLEAFNQMEDPYLRERAADMEDIGRRLLANLIGRNPEGLHLNHAGILVAKKLLPSDMAVLDHHMIQGMIIESNEANSHSVIMAKALGIPALIGVKGAVARIQPDANLILDANTGHVYQNPSVAVVDEYLRLEQDRLQEQEKLSELRDVLATTSDGIRINLRANIGLVSDVGVAKKNGAEGVGLYRTEFPYMARSNFPNRKTQYQLYKKVVEEFDGLPVTIRTLDIGGDKALPYFTHPREDNPFMGWRSVRVSLDNKEIFQTQIEAILMAAMHGPVKLLFPMISNMEEIVACKEIVSAARAKLQQEGIRIPEHVPLGAMIEVPAAVRLAHHLAKEMDFFALGTNDLIQYLLAADRSNPRVESYYDPLHPAVLLSLEGISKAARDNGIDICVCGEMATDPACLLALIGIGIHEFSLSAPYIPQLKRFISRIDSKAAETLAGDILEKADSKTIRTMLENYIADYYRG is encoded by the coding sequence ATGAATTCCCAAAACAGCACTCCGAACAAAGATTTGACGCTGGGGTTGAGTACCCTGCAGGATATCAGCGCACTGATCCTGCAATCCCACGATCTGAACGAAACCATTGCCAACATTGTTGACCTGGTCGCCCAGCGTGCCCAATCCGACGTCTGTTCCCTCTATCTGCTGGAAGAGGACAAGGAAACCCTCACTCTGCGTGCAACCCGCGGCCTTGATCAGGGCGCTATCGGCAAAGTCAGTCTGAAAATAGGCGAAGGCCTGACCGGAAAAACCGCCGAGGAACAACGGGTCCTTGCTATTCAGGAGCCACAGAATCACCCCCATTATCGTTATTTTTCTGAAACCGGCGAGGAGCAATTCCATACCTTTGTCGGCATCCCGTTATTTGATCGGAACTACTCCATCGGCGTGCTGGTCATTCAAACCCGCAAGGCCCACATTTTTTCCGAGGAAGAACTCGCCACGTTAACAACGATTGCCTTTCAGGTTGCCTCCATTGTTGTCAATGCCCGACTGCTGGACGCTATCCATAAGTTCAAGCGTCCGCTCCCGACAGAACCTCTCCAGCAGTCCCCGGCAGCAGAAGACCTGCTGCAAAGTGATGTCCTCCAAGGACAGGCCGCCTATCCCGGGGTGGTCAGCGGTCCGGCCAATGTCGTCGATCAACAGTTCGGCTTTGCCGACATCTTTGATGAGTGCAATATCGATCCTCAGGCCGAACAGAAGCGCCTCGACGAGGCTTTACGCCAAACCCGGATACAGACTCTGTATCTGGAAAAAAGAGTCGCGGATCAGCTGACCCAGGAGGATGCTGCAATCTTCCACACGCATTTGATGATCCTTGAAGACCGCGGCTTCATAGAGAAACTCTACAAGCTCATTGAGGAACGCCACAGCGCACCCTATGCGCTGAAGAAAGTCATCAGCAGCTACCTTGAGGCTTTCAATCAGATGGAAGACCCCTATTTGCGCGAGCGCGCTGCGGACATGGAGGATATCGGCCGTCGCCTGCTGGCCAACCTGATCGGCAGAAACCCGGAAGGGCTGCACCTGAACCATGCCGGGATCCTGGTGGCCAAAAAGCTGCTCCCCTCGGACATGGCCGTACTGGATCATCACATGATCCAGGGCATGATCATCGAATCCAACGAAGCCAACTCCCACTCAGTTATTATGGCTAAAGCACTGGGGATACCGGCTTTGATCGGTGTCAAGGGGGCGGTGGCGAGAATTCAACCCGACGCCAACCTGATTCTTGACGCCAACACCGGTCATGTTTACCAGAATCCCTCGGTTGCGGTTGTCGATGAATATCTCCGCCTGGAACAAGACCGCCTGCAAGAGCAGGAAAAACTCAGTGAACTGCGCGATGTCCTGGCAACCACCAGCGATGGCATCCGCATCAACCTGCGCGCCAATATCGGCCTGGTCAGCGATGTCGGTGTCGCTAAAAAGAACGGTGCGGAGGGAGTTGGTCTCTATCGGACCGAATTCCCCTACATGGCACGCAGCAATTTTCCCAATCGCAAGACCCAGTACCAATTGTACAAAAAAGTGGTTGAAGAATTCGACGGGCTGCCGGTCACCATCCGCACCCTGGACATCGGCGGGGATAAGGCGTTGCCCTACTTCACCCATCCCCGGGAAGACAACCCTTTTATGGGCTGGCGCTCCGTCCGGGTCAGCCTGGACAATAAAGAAATTTTCCAGACCCAGATCGAAGCCATTCTCATGGCCGCCATGCACGGACCGGTTAAATTACTCTTCCCGATGATTTCAAATATGGAAGAGATCGTTGCCTGCAAAGAGATTGTCAGCGCAGCCAGGGCCAAGTTGCAGCAGGAAGGGATCCGTATCCCCGAGCACGTCCCCCTGGGGGCAATGATCGAAGTTCCGGCTGCGGTCCGCCTGGCCCACCATCTGGCCAAAGAGATGGACTTCTTCGCTCTTGGTACCAATGACCTGATTCAATATCTGCTTGCCGCCGATCGCTCCAATCCGCGGGTCGAGAGCTACTACGATCCACTGCACCCGGCCGTACTCCTGTCACTGGAAGGGATCTCCAAAGCGGCCCGAGACAATGGCATTGACATCTGTGTGTGCGGGGAGATGGCAACCGACCCCGCCTGTCTGCTCGCCCTGATCGGCATCGGCATTCATGAGTTCAGCCTGTCCGCCCCGTATATCCCGCAGCTGAAAAGGTTTATCAGCCGGATCGACAGCAAGGCGGCAGAGACCCTGGCGGGCGACATCCTCGAAAAAGCGGACAGCAAAACCATCCGGACAATGCTGGAAAACTATATCGCAGACTACTACCGCGGCTGA
- a CDS encoding sigma 54-interacting transcriptional regulator has product MTLKEVNGPISTIRERCRICYACVRNCPTKAIGIFEDCAEIITHRCIGCGKCVQSCSQKAKVIIDATKETEDHLHSNDPTVAVLGCSFAAFFHDLHPERMVTALKQLGFDEVLEGSAGVELISGEYRKAIAANPGQPLLSSHCPTIVDLVERHYPQLLKYLVPVVSPMIAIGRFIKASRGSRVRVVYISSCIGGKFEVTAEPVTGAIDTVLTYSELNVMFKRQKIDPQRLKRTPMSGRPTSIGRSFSIIGGPFNNFGIENNGLNPHYISTVGEENSLEIIRDLAAGRISPRYVDVRFCKGGCICGPARTNRLTSFSKRNLIIEYQQQEISYDTAPHYLQESPNLKLDRVFANKSRQPERPSGETIKRILLETDKFEEQDELNCGSCGYPTCREHAVAVYQGLADIRMCLPYSIHRLEKDRSQLEQKYELARRALDQEYGNTRIIGNDQHTQGVLHMIQQVGPTPTTVLIRGESGTGKELTARAIHEASQRADKPMVTVNCTTLTDNLLESELFGHMKGSFTGAITDKKGLFETADGGTIFLDEIGDITPKLQAELLRVLDNGEIKPVGSNNIIKVDVRVIAATNRQLEEGVSNGWFREDLFYRLNVFTITLPPLRNRSSSIPQLVDHFLNTSAKRLNKNVHSIDEYARRALERYPWPGNIRELQNIIERAIVLSHDNSIHLDQLPMAFANLAQDSPQEGPKEVSNSLRQQRNDQFEKVEKDLAIQFLKQTGGNVSAAAKLADIPRRTFYRMLDRSGIDPTLFRRQS; this is encoded by the coding sequence ATGACCTTAAAAGAAGTCAACGGCCCGATTTCCACCATTCGTGAACGCTGCCGAATCTGCTACGCCTGTGTCCGCAACTGCCCGACCAAGGCCATCGGGATCTTTGAAGATTGCGCCGAGATCATCACCCATCGCTGTATCGGCTGTGGCAAATGCGTGCAAAGCTGTTCGCAAAAGGCCAAGGTCATCATTGATGCCACCAAGGAAACGGAAGACCATCTGCACAGCAACGATCCGACCGTCGCAGTTCTCGGCTGTTCTTTTGCGGCTTTTTTCCACGACCTCCATCCGGAAAGAATGGTCACGGCGCTAAAACAGCTCGGCTTCGACGAAGTCCTTGAAGGGTCCGCCGGCGTCGAGTTGATCTCCGGAGAATACCGCAAAGCTATCGCCGCAAACCCGGGCCAGCCTCTTCTGTCAAGCCATTGCCCAACCATCGTCGACCTGGTCGAACGCCACTACCCCCAACTGTTGAAATACCTGGTTCCGGTGGTCTCCCCGATGATCGCCATCGGCCGCTTCATCAAAGCCAGCCGCGGCAGCCGGGTTCGGGTGGTCTATATCAGTTCGTGCATCGGTGGCAAATTTGAGGTGACCGCTGAACCGGTTACCGGAGCCATCGATACCGTGCTGACCTATAGTGAGCTGAACGTCATGTTCAAACGCCAAAAGATTGACCCGCAGCGGCTCAAAAGGACCCCGATGTCGGGGCGCCCAACCAGTATCGGCCGCAGCTTTTCGATTATCGGCGGCCCGTTCAACAATTTCGGAATCGAAAACAACGGCCTTAATCCTCACTATATTTCAACGGTTGGCGAGGAAAACAGCCTGGAGATCATTCGCGACCTGGCTGCCGGGCGGATATCACCGCGCTATGTCGATGTCCGCTTCTGCAAAGGGGGCTGCATTTGCGGCCCGGCCCGGACCAATCGCCTGACTTCATTCTCCAAAAGAAATCTGATCATCGAATACCAGCAGCAGGAGATCAGTTACGATACCGCTCCGCACTATCTACAGGAATCTCCAAATCTCAAACTGGACCGGGTTTTTGCCAACAAATCACGCCAGCCGGAGCGCCCCAGCGGGGAGACCATCAAACGCATCCTGCTGGAGACCGACAAATTTGAAGAGCAGGATGAACTGAATTGCGGCAGCTGCGGCTACCCGACCTGTCGGGAACATGCCGTGGCTGTCTATCAGGGCCTGGCAGATATCCGTATGTGCCTGCCCTACTCTATCCATCGTCTGGAAAAGGACCGCTCACAGCTGGAACAGAAGTACGAACTGGCGCGGCGCGCTCTTGACCAGGAATACGGCAACACCCGCATCATCGGCAATGACCAACACACCCAAGGGGTCCTGCACATGATTCAACAGGTCGGTCCGACCCCGACCACGGTGTTGATCCGCGGTGAAAGCGGTACTGGCAAGGAGTTGACTGCCCGAGCCATTCACGAAGCGAGCCAGCGCGCCGACAAACCGATGGTGACGGTCAACTGCACCACTCTGACTGACAATCTGCTGGAGAGTGAGCTGTTCGGCCACATGAAAGGCTCCTTTACCGGAGCCATCACCGACAAAAAAGGCCTCTTTGAAACGGCAGACGGGGGAACCATTTTCCTCGATGAAATCGGCGACATTACTCCCAAACTACAAGCCGAACTGTTACGGGTCCTCGACAACGGCGAGATCAAACCGGTCGGCAGCAACAATATCATCAAGGTCGACGTCCGGGTCATCGCCGCAACCAACCGCCAGCTTGAAGAAGGTGTCAGCAATGGTTGGTTCCGGGAAGATCTGTTCTATCGCCTCAATGTTTTTACCATCACCTTGCCACCGTTGCGAAATCGCAGTTCCTCAATACCGCAACTGGTTGATCATTTCCTGAACACTTCGGCGAAGCGGCTGAATAAAAATGTCCACAGCATTGACGAATACGCCAGGAGAGCCCTTGAACGCTATCCCTGGCCAGGCAATATCCGCGAGCTGCAGAATATCATTGAGCGGGCCATTGTCCTGTCCCACGACAACAGTATTCACCTGGACCAGCTCCCCATGGCCTTTGCCAACCTGGCTCAGGACAGCCCGCAGGAAGGGCCCAAAGAGGTCTCCAACAGCCTGCGTCAGCAAAGGAATGATCAATTTGAGAAAGTGGAAAAGGATCTCGCCATCCAGTTTTTAAAACAAACCGGAGGCAATGTGTCGGCGGCCGCAAAACTGGCGGACATCCCACGGCGGACATTTTATCGGATGCTCGACCGCAGCGGGATTGATCCGACCCTTTTTCGCCGCCAGAGCTGA
- a CDS encoding ABC transporter ATP-binding protein, with translation MPLLEVKNLRKSFSVSDPLGRTKGQLVAVDDISFGLEKGETLGLVGESGCGKSTTGKLILQLLRADQGEVLFAGEDLTKLPERRLRPYRRRLQMIFQDPFSSLNPRMTVGAILSEPLQIHRLAPPRQIREKVIELLEKVGLSAQHEHRYPHEFSGGQRQRVGIARALAVEPDLIIADEAVSALDLSVQAQILNLLQEIKNEHGLSYLFIAHDLAVIEHVSDRIAVMYLGRIVELANADELYLKPRHPYTEALLNAVPVPDPGHPRPAALSGEIPSPVHPPSGCYFHPRCPYAQMICQQQSPPLTEIGPNHLSACHFHEQVGRFRIS, from the coding sequence ATGCCCTTACTTGAAGTCAAAAATCTGCGCAAAAGCTTCTCCGTCTCCGACCCGCTGGGCAGGACAAAAGGTCAACTGGTAGCCGTTGATGATATCTCCTTCGGATTGGAAAAGGGTGAAACCCTGGGTTTGGTCGGCGAGTCGGGCTGCGGCAAATCCACCACCGGGAAACTGATCCTGCAACTGCTCAGGGCTGATCAGGGCGAGGTGCTGTTTGCTGGGGAGGATCTAACCAAGCTTCCGGAACGACGACTGCGCCCTTACCGGCGACGACTGCAGATGATTTTTCAGGATCCCTTCTCTTCTCTGAATCCGCGCATGACTGTCGGTGCGATCCTCAGCGAACCATTGCAGATTCATCGCCTGGCTCCACCCCGGCAGATCAGGGAAAAAGTCATTGAACTGCTCGAAAAAGTCGGCCTTTCCGCCCAGCATGAGCATCGCTATCCCCATGAATTTTCCGGTGGCCAGCGCCAACGGGTCGGTATCGCCAGAGCCCTGGCCGTTGAACCCGACCTTATCATTGCCGACGAAGCGGTCTCCGCCCTCGACTTATCGGTGCAGGCGCAGATTCTGAATCTGCTGCAGGAGATTAAGAACGAACACGGCCTGAGCTACCTGTTTATCGCCCATGACCTGGCGGTCATCGAGCATGTCAGCGACCGCATCGCCGTCATGTATCTGGGGCGGATTGTCGAACTGGCAAATGCAGACGAGCTGTATCTCAAGCCTCGCCACCCATATACCGAGGCGCTGCTCAATGCCGTACCGGTTCCGGATCCTGGCCACCCCCGCCCGGCCGCGCTGAGCGGGGAAATCCCCTCTCCGGTGCACCCCCCGAGCGGCTGTTATTTTCACCCGCGCTGCCCCTATGCCCAGATGATCTGTCAACAACAATCCCCACCGTTGACCGAGATTGGTCCCAACCACCTGTCCGCCTGCCATTTTCATGAGCAGGTCGGCCGCTTTCGAATCAGCTGA
- a CDS encoding ABC transporter ATP-binding protein, whose protein sequence is MPARLVVNNLQSYFFTRNGLLKAVDDVSFSINPGETLALVGESGCGKSMTALSLLRLLPEPGKIVGGEILLDNHNLLRLPEVEMRRIRGNDIAMIFQEPMTSLNPVLRIGDQIAEVLILHKGLPAKDALCEADSLLQQVGISDTGRRLQEYPHQLSGGQRQRVMIAMALACDPKLLIADEPTTALDVTIQAQIMDLLLDLKQQRQMATLLISHDLGVVAGNAENIAVMYAGQIVESGPVATIFAEPLHPYTQGLLNCVPRLDRKQSLPTIKGQVPDLKKQHDGCLFIERCPCPCAPCGSEVPQLQEIKPGHRVRCWRY, encoded by the coding sequence ATGCCGGCACGTCTGGTCGTGAACAACCTGCAAAGCTATTTTTTCACTCGCAACGGACTACTCAAAGCTGTCGACGATGTGTCATTCAGCATCAATCCGGGCGAAACACTGGCCCTGGTCGGCGAGTCAGGCTGTGGTAAATCGATGACCGCGTTGTCACTGCTGCGCCTGCTGCCCGAGCCCGGCAAAATTGTCGGTGGGGAGATCCTCCTTGACAACCACAACCTGCTGCGCCTGCCCGAGGTCGAAATGCGCCGCATCCGCGGCAATGACATCGCCATGATTTTCCAGGAACCGATGACCTCCCTCAATCCGGTCCTGCGCATCGGCGACCAGATCGCCGAAGTGCTCATTCTGCATAAAGGGCTGCCAGCAAAAGACGCTCTCTGCGAAGCCGACAGCCTGTTACAACAGGTTGGCATCAGCGACACAGGACGACGGCTGCAGGAATACCCTCATCAGTTATCCGGCGGGCAGCGCCAGCGCGTCATGATCGCCATGGCCCTGGCCTGCGATCCCAAGCTGCTGATCGCCGACGAACCGACGACCGCCCTGGACGTCACCATTCAGGCCCAGATCATGGATCTCTTGCTCGACTTGAAACAGCAACGGCAAATGGCCACCCTGTTGATCAGTCATGATCTGGGTGTGGTCGCCGGCAACGCAGAAAACATCGCCGTCATGTATGCCGGGCAAATCGTCGAATCCGGCCCCGTTGCCACGATCTTTGCCGAACCGCTGCATCCGTATACCCAAGGGCTACTCAACTGTGTCCCCCGCCTGGACCGCAAACAGAGCCTGCCCACTATCAAAGGGCAGGTTCCAGATCTGAAAAAACAGCACGACGGCTGCCTGTTTATCGAACGTTGCCCATGCCCTTGCGCTCCCTGCGGTAGCGAGGTGCCACAGTTGCAGGAAATCAAACCGGGCCACCGGGTCAGATGCTGGAGGTATTAA